In Arthrobacter sp. SLBN-112, a genomic segment contains:
- the thiD gene encoding bifunctional hydroxymethylpyrimidine kinase/phosphomethylpyrimidine kinase → MPLPTASTVPSGIPAGREVPRVLSIAGSDPSGGAGIQADLKSIAAHGGYGMAAITALTAQNTRGVVAVHVPPAAFLAQQLDAVSDDITIDAVKIGMLGDEAVIRTVRQWLEKVRPAVVVLDPVMVATSGDRLLKESAEAALRELLPLAHLITPNLPELAVLVGEEPAGDWEAALDQGRRLADATGATVLVKGGHLSGESCPDALVNTAGVLAHDVVEVPGTRIDTRNSHGTGCSLSSAMATVQARLGDWEASLRTVKPWLAGALENSGRLEVGRGNGPVHHFHHVRAHLQEGGFADRLWAEAREDLADIYALDFIHGLASGELAEKDFAYYLAQDALYLNGYSRVLARASALAPSEAEQLFWAGSARQCLEVESELHRSWLSTRPGQTGLGPVTKAYVDHLTAVSASGSYAVLAAAVLPCFWLYAEVGRALHGQFLAAGEPDGHAYAAWLRTYADEGFAEATRQAIAIVDAAGRKASDQEQAAMLTAFKQSCRLEVEFFDAPRLHS, encoded by the coding sequence ATGCCCCTGCCAACCGCCTCCACTGTTCCCTCCGGGATTCCGGCGGGCCGGGAGGTGCCACGTGTCCTCTCCATCGCGGGCTCCGATCCATCCGGTGGCGCAGGAATCCAGGCGGACCTCAAAAGCATTGCAGCCCACGGCGGATACGGCATGGCTGCCATCACCGCACTCACCGCACAGAACACCCGCGGCGTTGTGGCCGTCCACGTTCCACCTGCAGCCTTCCTGGCCCAGCAACTCGATGCCGTCAGCGACGACATCACCATCGACGCCGTCAAGATCGGCATGCTCGGTGACGAAGCGGTGATCCGCACGGTCCGCCAATGGCTCGAAAAGGTGCGTCCCGCCGTCGTGGTCCTGGACCCGGTGATGGTGGCCACCAGCGGCGACCGGCTGTTGAAGGAATCCGCCGAAGCCGCCCTCCGGGAACTGCTGCCCCTTGCACACCTCATCACCCCCAACCTGCCGGAACTCGCCGTGCTGGTGGGCGAGGAGCCGGCAGGGGACTGGGAAGCAGCCTTGGACCAGGGCCGGCGCCTGGCTGATGCCACCGGCGCCACCGTCCTGGTCAAGGGCGGACACCTGTCAGGCGAAAGCTGCCCGGACGCGCTGGTGAACACCGCCGGCGTGCTGGCGCATGATGTCGTGGAAGTGCCCGGCACCCGCATCGATACCCGGAACAGCCATGGCACGGGTTGTTCGCTGTCCTCTGCCATGGCAACGGTCCAGGCGCGCCTGGGCGACTGGGAGGCGTCGTTGCGGACGGTCAAGCCCTGGCTGGCCGGGGCGCTTGAGAATTCCGGCCGGCTCGAGGTCGGCCGGGGGAACGGACCCGTGCACCACTTCCACCATGTGCGGGCCCACCTCCAGGAAGGCGGCTTCGCTGACCGGCTCTGGGCCGAAGCCCGGGAGGACCTGGCGGACATCTACGCCCTGGACTTCATCCACGGCCTGGCCTCAGGCGAACTGGCTGAGAAAGACTTTGCCTACTATCTCGCCCAGGACGCCCTGTACCTGAACGGATACTCCCGGGTCCTGGCCCGGGCCAGCGCCCTGGCCCCCTCCGAAGCGGAGCAGCTTTTCTGGGCAGGCTCAGCCCGGCAGTGCCTTGAAGTGGAATCGGAACTCCACCGCTCATGGCTCAGCACCCGGCCCGGGCAAACCGGTCTTGGACCCGTCACCAAGGCCTACGTTGACCACCTCACCGCAGTGTCGGCGTCGGGCAGCTATGCCGTCCTTGCCGCCGCTGTCCTGCCCTGCTTCTGGCTCTACGCCGAGGTGGGCAGGGCACTGCACGGACAGTTCCTCGCGGCGGGCGAACCTGACGGGCACGCCTACGCTGCATGGCTCCGCACGTACGCCGACGAAGGCTTCGCGGAGGCCACCCGGCAGGCCATCGCCATCGTGGATGCGGCGGGACGGAAGGCCTCTGACCAGGAACAGGCTGCCATGCTGACGGCGTTCAAGCAGTCCTGCCGGCTTGAAGTGGAATTCTTCGACGCGCCGCGCCTGCACTCCTGA
- the rpmA gene encoding 50S ribosomal protein L27: MAHKKGASSTRNGRDSNAQYLGVKRFGGQVVSAGEIIVRQRGTHFHPGAGVGRGGDDTLFALTPGAVEFGTRRGRRVVNIVAAAAAE; the protein is encoded by the coding sequence ATGGCACATAAAAAGGGCGCGAGCTCCACTCGCAACGGTCGCGATTCCAACGCTCAGTACCTCGGCGTCAAGCGCTTCGGCGGCCAGGTCGTTTCCGCAGGCGAGATCATCGTCCGCCAGCGTGGCACCCACTTCCACCCGGGCGCCGGCGTTGGCCGCGGCGGTGACGACACCCTGTTCGCATTGACCCCGGGCGCCGTTGAATTCGGCACCCGCCGCGGACGTCGCGTAGTCAACATCGTTGCTGCTGCAGCCGCAGAGTAA
- the rplU gene encoding 50S ribosomal protein L21: MVYAIVRAGGRQEKVSVGDFVTLNRVAGGAGSTIELPALLLVDGDKVTSAAKDLAKVTVTAEILQDLRGPKIVIQKFKNKTGYKKRQGHRQELTKVKITGIK, translated from the coding sequence GTGGTGTACGCGATTGTCCGCGCAGGCGGCCGCCAAGAGAAGGTTTCCGTTGGAGACTTCGTTACCCTGAACCGCGTCGCCGGTGGAGCCGGCAGCACCATTGAGCTGCCCGCACTGCTCCTGGTTGACGGTGACAAGGTCACCTCCGCAGCCAAAGACCTGGCCAAGGTAACTGTTACGGCTGAAATCCTCCAGGACCTGCGTGGTCCTAAGATTGTCATCCAGAAGTTCAAGAACAAGACCGGCTACAAGAAGCGCCAGGGTCACCGACAGGAATTGACCAAGGTCAAGATCACCGGCATCAAGTAA
- the ndk gene encoding nucleoside-diphosphate kinase — MTTERTLVLIKPDGVARNLTGAILARIEAKGYSLVELKKVDATRELLEQHYEEHVGKPFYEPLVEFMLSGPVVAAIFEGHRVIEGFRSLAGTTDPTTAAPGTIRGDFGRDWGLKVQQNLVHGSDSIDSAEREIKIWFQA, encoded by the coding sequence GTGACTACAGAGCGCACCCTCGTCCTGATCAAGCCCGACGGCGTCGCCCGTAACCTGACCGGTGCCATCCTGGCCCGGATCGAAGCCAAAGGCTACAGCCTCGTTGAGCTGAAGAAGGTTGACGCCACCCGGGAACTGCTGGAGCAGCACTACGAAGAGCACGTGGGCAAGCCGTTCTACGAGCCGCTGGTGGAGTTCATGCTCAGCGGCCCGGTCGTGGCAGCCATCTTCGAAGGCCACCGCGTCATCGAAGGGTTCCGTTCATTGGCCGGCACCACCGACCCAACGACGGCGGCACCGGGCACCATCCGCGGCGACTTCGGCCGTGACTGGGGCCTGAAGGTGCAGCAGAACCTGGTGCATGGCTCGGACTCCATCGACTCCGCCGAGCGCGAGATCAAGATCTGGTTCCAGGCCTGA
- the proB gene encoding glutamate 5-kinase — MTSRVPDTAPIAGSVDRSLLAGARRIVVKVGSSSLTSIKGGISEESLTALADALAAKRNAGAEIILVSSGAIAAGLAPLGLAKRPRDLATQQAAASVGQGLLMARYTQAFGAHGVTVSQVLLTAEDLMRRSQHTNALRAMDRLLSLGVVPVVNENDTVATHEIRFGDNDRLAALVAHLVRADALVLLSDVDALYDGPPAHGAKRIPLVTGAHDLEGVSIGKAGKAGVGTGGMMTKVEAASMAAGSGIHALVTSTPNAAAALNGEDVGTWFSVNGSRKPVRLLWLAHVASVQGRLVLDDGAVRAVRHHHTSLLPAGISAVHGDFEAGDAVELAGADGTVVARGLVNYSSQELPHMLGRSTRELGEELGSGYDREVVHVDDLVLV, encoded by the coding sequence ATGACCTCTAGGGTCCCGGACACGGCGCCCATTGCGGGGTCCGTGGACAGAAGCCTGCTGGCAGGGGCCCGCCGGATCGTGGTGAAAGTGGGGTCTTCCTCGCTCACCAGCATCAAGGGCGGCATTTCCGAGGAGTCGCTCACGGCTTTGGCCGACGCCCTGGCCGCCAAGCGCAACGCAGGTGCCGAAATCATCCTGGTGTCCTCGGGCGCCATCGCCGCCGGGCTGGCCCCGCTGGGGCTTGCCAAGCGCCCCCGGGATCTGGCCACCCAGCAGGCCGCGGCCAGCGTGGGCCAGGGCCTGCTGATGGCCCGGTACACCCAGGCCTTCGGTGCGCATGGCGTCACCGTCAGCCAGGTCCTGCTCACAGCCGAGGACCTGATGCGGCGCAGCCAGCACACCAACGCCCTCCGCGCCATGGACCGGCTGCTGAGCCTCGGGGTGGTCCCCGTCGTCAACGAGAACGACACCGTGGCCACCCACGAAATCCGCTTCGGCGACAATGACCGGCTCGCCGCCCTGGTGGCGCACCTGGTGCGCGCCGACGCGCTCGTGCTGCTGTCCGACGTCGACGCCCTCTACGACGGTCCGCCCGCGCACGGTGCCAAGCGCATCCCGCTGGTTACCGGTGCCCACGACCTCGAGGGCGTGTCCATTGGCAAAGCAGGAAAGGCCGGGGTGGGCACCGGCGGAATGATGACCAAGGTGGAAGCTGCCAGCATGGCGGCAGGTTCGGGAATCCACGCCCTGGTAACGTCCACGCCCAACGCTGCGGCGGCCCTGAACGGCGAGGACGTCGGCACGTGGTTCTCCGTGAACGGCTCGCGCAAGCCGGTCCGCCTCCTGTGGCTGGCCCATGTCGCTTCCGTCCAGGGCCGCCTGGTCCTGGACGACGGCGCGGTGCGGGCCGTGCGCCACCACCACACGTCCCTGCTGCCGGCGGGCATCTCCGCAGTGCACGGCGACTTTGAAGCGGGCGACGCCGTTGAACTGGCCGGCGCCGACGGCACCGTAGTTGCCAGGGGACTGGTGAACTACTCATCCCAGGAACTGCCGCACATGCTGGGACGCTCCACCAGGGAACTGGGCGAGGAACTGGGCAGCGGCTATGACCGCGAAGTTGTTCATGTTGATGACCTGGTGCTGGTCTAA
- the nadD gene encoding nicotinate-nucleotide adenylyltransferase, with amino-acid sequence MSHNLHRNGARGRLRLGVMGGTFDPIHHGHLVAASEVAAEFDLDEVVFVPTGQPWQKSHKQVSEPEHRYLMTVIATASNPRFTVSRVDVDRPGPTYTIDTLRDLRAQRPDADLFFITGADALAQILSWKDIDELWSLAHFVGVTRPGHVLDGMGREDVSLLEVPAMAISSTDCRARVAANHPVWYLVPDGVVQYIAKYDLYADPPSGADEPTSEAREPASTE; translated from the coding sequence ATTTCGCACAACCTGCACCGCAATGGTGCCCGGGGAAGGCTGCGGCTGGGTGTGATGGGCGGGACATTCGATCCCATCCATCATGGCCACTTGGTTGCTGCCAGCGAAGTCGCGGCCGAATTCGACCTCGACGAGGTGGTCTTCGTCCCCACTGGGCAGCCATGGCAAAAGTCCCATAAACAGGTCAGCGAGCCTGAGCACCGCTATCTGATGACCGTCATCGCCACGGCCTCCAATCCGCGCTTCACCGTCAGCAGGGTAGACGTGGACCGGCCAGGTCCCACCTACACCATCGACACCCTGCGCGACCTCCGGGCCCAGCGGCCGGACGCCGATCTGTTCTTCATCACGGGTGCTGACGCCTTGGCGCAGATCCTGTCCTGGAAGGATATTGACGAGCTCTGGTCGCTGGCGCACTTCGTGGGAGTCACCCGCCCGGGACACGTCCTTGACGGGATGGGCCGTGAGGATGTCAGCCTCCTGGAAGTCCCGGCCATGGCCATCTCGTCCACGGATTGCCGTGCCCGCGTGGCAGCGAACCATCCGGTCTGGTACCTGGTCCCGGACGGGGTGGTGCAGTACATCGCCAAGTACGATCTCTATGCCGATCCGCCGTCAGGCGCGGATGAACCAACTTCCGAAGCACGCGAACCAGCCAGTACTGAATGA
- a CDS encoding DUF4233 domain-containing protein has protein sequence MARLTKAQREWRPGMPKKRRSTKVMFASTVLLLEAFVMFFATLAVFGLRRGEFPPALILGVGLALSAVMVAACAVLNKPWGVALGWILQVILILTGIFEPAMFLVGALFAIAWWYGIRTGIRLDREAAQRAREQAEWEASHPDQAAGPAQP, from the coding sequence GTGGCCAGACTCACAAAGGCACAGCGCGAGTGGCGCCCCGGGATGCCGAAGAAGCGCCGCTCCACCAAAGTGATGTTCGCCTCCACGGTGCTGCTGCTGGAAGCGTTCGTCATGTTCTTCGCCACCCTGGCTGTGTTCGGCCTGCGCCGCGGGGAGTTCCCGCCCGCCCTCATCCTGGGCGTCGGCCTTGCCCTGAGCGCCGTCATGGTGGCGGCCTGCGCGGTCCTCAACAAGCCCTGGGGCGTGGCACTGGGGTGGATCCTGCAGGTCATCCTGATCCTGACGGGGATCTTTGAGCCCGCCATGTTCCTGGTGGGCGCCCTGTTCGCCATCGCCTGGTGGTACGGGATCCGCACCGGCATCCGGCTGGACCGTGAAGCGGCGCAGCGCGCACGCGAGCAAGCTGAATGGGAAGCCTCCCACCCGGACCAGGCGGCCGGCCCGGCCCAGCCTTAG
- the obgE gene encoding GTPase ObgE encodes MASFVDRVVLHVSGGTGGHGCVSVHREKFKPLGGPDGGNGGDGGDVILRVDHQTTTLLDYHHAPHRHASNGGPGMGDWRGGKNGETLILPVPDGTVVKSKDGTVLADLVGEGTEYIAAAGGVGGLGNAALSSQKRRAPGFALLGIEGDSRDVVLELKSIADIALVGFPSAGKSSLIAAMSAARPKIADYPFTTLIPNLGVVQAGEVRFTIADVPGLIEGASEGKGLGHNFLRHVERCAALVHVLDCGTLESDRDPLSDLAIIEAELEKYAVDMSYAGSDGQVVPLNHRPRLVALNKVDLPDGKDMAEFVRPELESRGYRVFEVSATSHEGLRQLGFAMAEIVKAARDAVAAEPPKVKPVVLRPRAVNEAGFKIRREEKNLEPLFRVLGEKPERWVKQTDFTNEEAIGYLADRLAKLGVETELFKQGAKPGDTVVIGEDDGVVFDWEPTMMAGAELLASPRGTDVRFADIGDRPTRGQKREEQQERKDAKAAARAELESERKAGIWTESVSGRRAARPVKDGGMEADDDL; translated from the coding sequence GTGGCCAGCTTTGTAGACCGGGTAGTACTTCACGTATCCGGCGGAACCGGCGGCCACGGATGCGTTTCCGTCCACCGTGAGAAGTTCAAGCCGCTGGGCGGGCCCGACGGCGGCAACGGCGGCGACGGCGGCGACGTGATCCTCCGGGTGGACCACCAGACCACCACCCTCCTCGATTACCACCACGCACCGCACCGGCACGCCAGCAACGGCGGTCCCGGCATGGGCGACTGGCGCGGCGGCAAGAACGGCGAGACCCTGATCCTTCCCGTTCCGGACGGCACCGTGGTCAAGTCAAAGGACGGCACCGTACTGGCGGACCTCGTGGGTGAGGGCACCGAGTACATCGCCGCAGCCGGCGGCGTGGGCGGCCTGGGCAACGCCGCCTTGTCCTCGCAGAAGCGGCGCGCACCCGGTTTCGCGCTGCTGGGAATCGAAGGTGACTCCCGCGATGTGGTCCTGGAACTGAAGTCCATCGCAGACATCGCCCTGGTGGGCTTCCCGTCCGCCGGAAAGTCCAGCTTGATCGCCGCAATGTCCGCCGCCCGGCCCAAGATCGCCGACTACCCCTTCACCACCCTGATTCCCAACCTTGGCGTCGTGCAGGCGGGCGAGGTCCGGTTTACCATCGCCGACGTCCCCGGCCTGATCGAGGGCGCCAGCGAGGGCAAAGGCCTGGGACACAACTTCCTGCGCCACGTCGAGCGCTGCGCTGCCTTGGTCCACGTGCTTGACTGCGGCACCCTCGAATCCGACCGCGATCCGCTCTCGGACCTCGCCATCATCGAGGCTGAGCTCGAAAAGTATGCGGTCGACATGAGCTACGCGGGCTCCGACGGCCAGGTGGTTCCCCTCAACCACCGCCCCCGCCTGGTCGCATTGAACAAGGTGGACCTGCCCGACGGCAAGGACATGGCCGAATTCGTGCGCCCGGAACTGGAATCGCGCGGATACCGCGTCTTCGAGGTCTCTGCCACCAGCCACGAGGGCCTGCGCCAACTTGGGTTCGCCATGGCCGAGATCGTCAAAGCCGCCCGCGACGCCGTTGCCGCCGAGCCGCCCAAGGTCAAGCCCGTCGTGCTGCGGCCCCGTGCCGTCAATGAAGCCGGGTTCAAGATCCGCCGCGAGGAGAAGAACCTGGAGCCGCTGTTCCGCGTCCTCGGCGAGAAGCCCGAGCGCTGGGTCAAGCAGACAGACTTCACCAACGAGGAAGCCATCGGCTACCTGGCAGACCGGCTGGCCAAGCTCGGCGTGGAGACAGAGCTGTTCAAACAGGGCGCCAAGCCGGGGGACACCGTGGTCATCGGTGAGGATGACGGCGTGGTCTTCGACTGGGAGCCCACCATGATGGCGGGTGCCGAACTCCTGGCCTCACCCCGTGGCACGGACGTGCGCTTCGCCGACATCGGCGACCGCCCCACGCGCGGCCAGAAGCGCGAGGAGCAACAGGAGCGCAAGGACGCCAAGGCTGCCGCGCGCGCCGAACTCGAGTCTGAACGCAAGGCCGGCATTTGGACCGAGTCCGTCAGCGGGCGCCGTGCTGCCCGGCCCGTCAAGGACGGCGGAATGGAAGCGGACGATGACCTCTAG
- a CDS encoding vitamin K epoxide reductase family protein has protein sequence MPSISPVSAHESDRAVQPRTSAAENIPPMTRNRPFGWLLVITGIVGWLASGTLVLEKLEVLKDPNHTTVCDVNPWISCGQVMQTWQSSVFGFPNMFIGIVAFAIIITVGMALLSGATFARWYWVGLQAGVTLGFAFVVWLWSQALYSIHILCPLCMIVWSAMIPLFVWTTIRNITAGVIPMPARATRILGDSGWIITALLYVAVIATIFFAFIQVFAGTSGF, from the coding sequence ATGCCCAGCATCTCCCCCGTCAGCGCCCACGAAAGCGACCGCGCCGTCCAGCCGCGCACCAGTGCTGCCGAAAACATTCCCCCGATGACCCGGAACCGGCCGTTCGGCTGGCTGCTGGTCATCACCGGAATCGTGGGGTGGCTTGCCTCCGGAACGCTGGTCCTGGAGAAGCTCGAAGTACTCAAGGACCCCAACCACACCACCGTGTGCGACGTGAATCCCTGGATCTCGTGCGGCCAGGTCATGCAGACCTGGCAGAGCTCCGTGTTCGGCTTCCCCAACATGTTCATCGGCATCGTGGCGTTCGCCATCATCATCACAGTCGGCATGGCCCTGCTTTCCGGCGCCACCTTCGCCCGCTGGTACTGGGTTGGCCTGCAGGCAGGCGTCACGCTTGGCTTCGCGTTCGTGGTCTGGCTGTGGTCCCAGGCCCTTTACTCCATCCACATCCTCTGCCCGCTCTGCATGATCGTGTGGTCGGCCATGATCCCGCTTTTCGTGTGGACCACCATCCGGAACATCACGGCCGGCGTCATCCCCATGCCCGCCCGCGCAACCCGCATCCTCGGTGACTCCGGCTGGATCATCACGGCACTGCTGTACGTGGCCGTCATCGCCACCATCTTCTTCGCATTCATCCAGGTGTTCGCGGGAACATCCGGCTTCTGA
- a CDS encoding glutamate-5-semialdehyde dehydrogenase, whose amino-acid sequence MTEALIHAAVNTGTTAAHAQPGPAAGQAAAGVPVSAADVEAAVHAIADRSRHAARSMATANRAWKDRGLRAVGAALEENVQAILAANAMDVQRGKDNGTSKALLDRLTLTETRVEALVAALENLANLPDPVGNVVRGQTLPNGLRLRQVNVPMGVVAAIYEARPNVTVDIAGLALKSGNAVILRGGSAAEATNQVLVRVLREALESVGLPADAVQTVDQFGRAGANVLMKARGRVDVLIPRGGRDLIQTVVTNSAVPVIETGEGNVHIFLDESADESMAVEILLNAKTQRPSVCNTVETLLVHSGATVLPAVATALRNAGVRLHVDQRISAALPAGIEAEPATDADWATEYMDLDLAVAMVDSLDEAVQHIRTWSTGHTEAILTNNLANAERFIAEVDSAAVIVNASTRFTDGGELGLGAEVGISTQKLHARGPMGLTELTTTKWIVQGEGQVRG is encoded by the coding sequence ATGACTGAAGCCCTGATCCACGCAGCTGTTAATACCGGAACCACTGCTGCCCACGCGCAGCCGGGTCCGGCGGCAGGACAGGCGGCAGCCGGGGTACCGGTCTCCGCAGCAGACGTCGAAGCGGCAGTCCACGCCATCGCGGACCGCTCCCGCCACGCCGCTCGCAGCATGGCCACCGCCAACCGGGCATGGAAAGACCGCGGCCTCCGCGCCGTGGGAGCCGCACTCGAGGAGAACGTGCAGGCCATCCTCGCCGCCAACGCCATGGACGTCCAGCGCGGCAAGGACAACGGCACGTCCAAGGCGCTCCTGGACCGGCTCACCCTCACCGAAACCCGTGTTGAGGCCCTGGTGGCAGCCCTTGAGAACCTGGCCAACCTTCCGGACCCCGTGGGCAACGTTGTCCGCGGCCAAACCCTCCCCAACGGACTGCGCCTCCGGCAGGTCAACGTACCCATGGGCGTGGTGGCAGCCATCTACGAGGCACGCCCCAACGTCACCGTGGACATCGCCGGGCTGGCGCTCAAGAGCGGAAACGCCGTGATCCTGCGCGGAGGCAGCGCAGCCGAAGCCACCAACCAGGTTCTGGTGCGGGTACTGCGTGAAGCCCTCGAATCGGTTGGCCTGCCGGCCGACGCCGTGCAGACCGTCGACCAGTTCGGCCGGGCCGGCGCCAACGTCCTGATGAAGGCCCGCGGCCGGGTGGACGTGCTGATTCCCCGCGGCGGCCGCGACCTCATCCAGACGGTCGTTACCAATTCGGCCGTGCCGGTCATCGAGACAGGTGAGGGAAACGTCCATATCTTCCTGGACGAGTCCGCGGACGAGTCCATGGCAGTGGAGATCCTGCTCAACGCCAAGACCCAGCGGCCCAGCGTCTGCAACACCGTGGAAACCCTGCTGGTCCACTCCGGCGCGACCGTGCTGCCCGCCGTCGCGACTGCACTCCGAAACGCGGGGGTTCGCCTGCACGTTGACCAGCGGATCAGTGCCGCCCTGCCGGCCGGGATCGAGGCGGAGCCGGCCACCGACGCGGATTGGGCAACGGAATACATGGACCTGGACCTTGCGGTGGCCATGGTGGACAGCCTCGATGAGGCCGTCCAGCACATCCGCACCTGGTCCACGGGGCACACCGAAGCGATCCTCACCAACAACCTCGCCAACGCTGAACGGTTCATCGCGGAGGTGGATTCCGCGGCGGTGATCGTCAACGCCTCAACCCGGTTTACGGACGGCGGCGAGCTGGGCCTTGGCGCAGAGGTGGGGATCTCCACCCAGAAGCTGCACGCCCGCGGGCCGATGGGCCTGACCGAGCTCACCACCACGAAGTGGATTGTCCAAGGCGAAGGCCAAGTCCGCGGGTAG